The Mauremys mutica isolate MM-2020 ecotype Southern chromosome 1, ASM2049712v1, whole genome shotgun sequence genome has a segment encoding these proteins:
- the LRRC4 gene encoding leucine-rich repeat-containing protein 4 — translation MKLLWQATLHHTWNAALLSVVYLTAQVWILSAAAAWAGASNCPSVCSCSNQLSKVVCTRRGLAEVPQGIPSNTRYLNLMENNIQLIQADTFRHLHHLEVLQLGRNSIRQIEVGAFNGLASLNTLELFDNWLTVIPSGAFEYLSKLRELWLRSNPIESIPSYAFNRVPSLMRLDLGELKKLEYISEGAFEGLYNLKYLNLGMCNIKDMPNLTPLVGLEELEMSGNNFPDIKPGSFHGLKSLKKLWIMNSQISLIERNAFDDLTSLVELNLAHNNLTSLPHDLFAPLRYLVELHLHHNPWSCDCDILWLSWWLREYIPTNSTCCGRCHAPMHMRGKFLVEVDQTSFQCSAPFIMDAPMDLNISEGRVAELKCRTPSMSSVRWLLPNGTVLSHASNHPRISVLNDGTLNFSHVLLTDTGVYTCMVTNVAGNSNASAYLNVSTAELNTSNYSFFTTVTVETTEISPEDISPKFTKPVPTTSTGYQPAYTTTTTVLIQTTKTPKQVAVPTADTNDKMQTSLDEVMKTTKIIIGCFVAVTLLAAAMLIVFYKLRKRHQQRSTVTAARTVEIIQVDEDLPAAPAAPPSVSGGKS, via the exons ATGAAGCTCTTGTGGCAGGCAACTCTGCACCACACCTGGAATGCTGCCCTGCTCTCGGTCGTCTACCTCACGGCGCAGGTGTGGATCCtgtctgcagcagctgcctgggctggAGCCTCGAACTGCCCCTCCGTCTGTTCCTGCAGTAACCAGCTCAGCAAGGTGGTGTGCACACGCCGCGGCCTGGCCGAGGTCCCTCAGGGCATCCCTTCCAACACCCGCTATCTCAACCTCATGGAGAACAACATCCAGCTGATCCAAGCAGACACCTTCCGGCACCTGCACCACCTGGAGGTCTTGCAGCTGGGCAGGAACTCCATCCGCCAGATCGAGGTGGGTGCTTTCAATGGGCTGGCCAGTCTCAACACCCTGGAATTGTTTGACAACTGGCTGACCGTCATCCCGAGCGGGGCCTTCGAGTACTTGTCCAAGCTGCGGGAGCTGTGGCTCAGGAGCAACCCCATTGAGAGCATCCCGTCGTACGCCTTCAACCGGGTCCCGTCCCTCATGCGCTTGGACCTGGGCGAGCTCAAGAAGCTGGAGTACATTTCTGAGGGGGCTTTTGAGGGATTATACAACCTGAAGTACCTTAATCTTGGGATGTGTAACATTAAAGACATGCCGAACCTCACGCCCctggtggggctggaggaacTGGAGATGTCGGGGAATAACTTCCCTGACATCAAGCCAGGATCTTTCCATGGGTTAAAGTCTCTCAAGAAGTTGTGGATTATGAACTCCCAGATCAGCCTGATTGAGCGGAACGCGTTCGACGACCTCACCTCGCTGGTGGAGCTCAACCTGGCCCACAATAACCTGACCTCGTTGCCACACGACCTTTTTGCCCCCCTGAGATACCTGGTGGAGTTGCACTTGCACCACAACCCCTGGAGCTGCGACTGCGACATCCTGTGGCTCTCCTGGTGGCTGCGGGAGTACATCCCCACCAACTCCACCTGCTGCGGGCGCTGCCACGCCCCGATGCACATGAGGGGCAAGTTCCTGGTGGAGGTGGACCAGACCTCCTTCCAGTGCTCCGCACCCTTTATCATGGACGCCCCCATGGATCTAAACATCTCTGAAGGACGAGTGGCGGAGCTCAAGTGCCGAACTCCCTCCATGTCCTCCGTGAGGTGGTTGCTGCCTAACGGGACCGTTCTGAGCCACGCGTCCAACCACCCACGGATATCCGTCCTCAATGACGGGACCTTGAACTTCTCCCATGTTTTGCTAACGGACACCGGGGTTTATACATGCATGGTCACCAATGTGGCAGGGAACTCCAATGCCTCGGCCTACCTCAACGTGAGCACGGCCGAGCTCAACACTTCCAACTACAGCTTCTTCACCACTGTCACGGTGGAAACCACAGAGATCTCCCCCGAAGACATCTCCCCAAAATTCACTAAACCAGTGCCAACGACTTCGACAGGGTACCAGCCGGCGTACACCACCACCACGACGGTGCTGATCCAGACCACCAAAACGCCCAAGCAGGTGGCAGTGCCCACCGCGGACACTAACGACAAAATGCAGACCAGCCTGGACGAGGTGATGAAGACCACTAAGATCATCATCGGCTGCTTCGTGGCGGTGACGTTGCTGGCGGCGGCCATGCTGATTGTCTTTTACAAACTTCGCAAGCGGCACCAGCAACGCAGCACGGTGACGGCCGCCCGGACCGTGGAGATCATTCAGGTGGACGAGGACCTGCCGGCGGCACCAGCGGCTCCGCCCAGTGTATCAG GTGGCAAGAGCTGa